One Setaria viridis chromosome 5, Setaria_viridis_v4.0, whole genome shotgun sequence genomic region harbors:
- the LOC140222983 gene encoding uncharacterized protein: MSVENQMHHHPPKAPTQLQIKTKTHQVACCLVSLLTSENELAAGHSILVGAMASLLRWKDKYVKERLQGLSAGLSCSSAAATSVIVSSGRAIDRHSPRLRDPDRRFPPPVPKPPSSPYHYDDGKDKRKKKAAADGGVSSASSEHKKNKKKQAVQLQQVSPASSSRFLLNSSRLMRQSDDDDIAVVDYLPPPPFPSSPRPSFIDDDDGITVADSLPPLPSPRPAFIDDDMFHSRGDGTLQPAVPSGPHQLEALPPVELFAEPSAGAGSFSSSWSSSEKGRRAAGDKTAMMRSCSTRTGQHQVVVLRVSLHCKGCAGKVKKHISKMEGVTSFDIDIATKKVTVVGDVTPLGVLNSISKVKSAQFWPDALSSLSTPPRASASF, translated from the exons GCTTAGTTTCCCTCCTGACTAGTGAAAACGAGCTAGCTGCTGGACACTCGATCTTGGTTGGTGCCATGGCTTCCTTGCTGCGGTGGAAGGACAAGTACGTGAAGGAGAGGCTGCAGGGCCTGTCTGCTGGcctctcctgctcctccgcggccgccaccTCCGTCATCGTCTCCTCCGGCCGCGCCATCGACCGCCACTCCCCGCGCCTCCGGGACCCTGACAGGCGCTTCCCGCCACCCGTTCCCAAGCCACCCAGCTCTCCTTACCACTATGACGACGGCAAAgacaaaaggaagaagaaggcggcaGCCGACGGTGGAGtctcgtcggcgtcgtcggagcacaagaaaaacaagaagaagcaggcggtgcagctgcagcaggtgAGCCCCGCGAGCTCCTCCAGGTTCCTGCTCAACTCGTCCAGGCTGATGAGGcagtccgacgacgacgacatcgccgtcgtcgactacctgccgccgccgccgttcccgtCGTCCCCGCGGCCCTCGttcatcgacgacgacgacggcatcACCGTCGCCGACTCCCTGCCGCCGCTTCCGTCCCCGCGACCGGCGTTCATCGACGACGACATGTTCCACAGCCGCGGCGATGGCACGTTGCAGCCTGCTGTTCCATCAGGGCCCCACCAGCTCGAGGCTCTGCCGCCCGTGGAATTATTCGCGGAGCCGTCTGCAGGTGCCGGGTcgttctcctcctcctggtcgTCGTCGGAGAAAGGACGCCGTGCTGCCGGTGACAAGACTGCTATGATGAGATCGTGTTCCACGAGAACAGGCCAGCACCAG GTGGTGGTGTTGAGGGTATCTCTGCACTGCAAGGGATGCGCCGGCAAGGTGAAGAAGCACATCTCCAAGATGGAAG GAGTTACTTCTTTCGACATCGACATCGCGACGAAGAAGGTGACGGTCGTGGGAGACGTGACGCCGCTCGGTGTGCTCAACAGCATCTCCAAGGTCAAGAGCGCCCAGTTCTGGCCGGACGCTTTGTCCTCTCTGTCCACGCCGCCGCGTGCCTCCGCCTCCTTCTGA
- the LOC117856277 gene encoding phenolic glucoside malonyltransferase 1-like: MKNFRRSPPTIPPTHARPFAWACSAWVDGGRANAERRAHLLFSVECRRCLVPPIPKEYLGNCLGPCFVEVGLGELLVGDGVLAAASTIGVSVRALDDGVLAGTGGWFHKILSLVLERLMSVGGSLQYGVYETDFGLGRPIKVELVSIDKTPGTVSLAEGRDKLAGIEIGVVLPEADMACFSSCFADRLEQLL, from the exons ATGAAG AATTTCCGACGCTCGCCTCCCACGATCCCACCCACACACGCCCGCCCGTTCGCGTGGGCCTGCTCAGCGTGGGTCGACGGCGGTCGTGCTAACGCAGAGCGGCGCGCGCACCTGCTGTTCTCGGTGGAGTGCCGCCGGTGCCTGGTGCCGCCGATCCCGAAGGAGTACCTCGGCAACTGCCTCGGGCCGTGCTTTGTGGAGGTGGGCCTGGGCGAGCTGCTGGTTGGCGATGGCGTGCTGGCAGCGGCCTCCACGATCGGCGTGTCTGTCAGGGCGCTGGACGATGGCGTGCTGGCCGGCACCGGTGGGTGGTTCCACAAGATCCTGTCGCTAGTCCTCGAGCGGCTGATGTCGGTGGGCGGCTCGCTGCAGTACGGCGTGTACGAGACCGACTTCGGGCTGGGCCGGCCAATCAAGGTGGAGCTGGTGTCCATCGACAAGACGCCCGGCACGGTGTCGCTGGCGGAGGGCCGCGACAAGCTGGCCGGGATCGAAATCGGCGTGGTGCTGCCGGAGGCCGACATGGCGTGCTTCAGCTCCTGCTTCGCCGACAGATTGGAGCAGCTACTGTGA